A stretch of Rhizobium sp. TH2 DNA encodes these proteins:
- a CDS encoding GNAT family N-acetyltransferase, producing the protein MALHATHESSRYVSTGEPWTLDYAQGRIEGWEADFNKHGMTKLKLTAREDGRFIGRAGFSYMEERDVFELGYSIMPAEWGKGYATEIARGLADWFFASRSEPRFVAFAYAENEASIHVMQKIGMTEIEPKEIPRGWARFFELRRT; encoded by the coding sequence GTGGCTCTCCATGCGACGCATGAATCGTCGCGCTATGTCAGTACCGGTGAGCCCTGGACGCTTGATTATGCGCAGGGACGCATCGAAGGCTGGGAGGCTGATTTCAACAAGCATGGCATGACCAAGCTGAAGCTGACGGCGCGCGAGGACGGCCGCTTCATCGGCCGCGCCGGCTTTTCATACATGGAGGAGCGCGACGTCTTCGAACTCGGCTATTCGATCATGCCCGCGGAATGGGGCAAAGGCTACGCGACCGAAATCGCCAGGGGCCTCGCCGACTGGTTCTTCGCCAGCCGATCGGAGCCACGCTTCGTCGCCTTCGCCTATGCCGAGAACGAGGCGTCGATCCACGTCATGCAGAAGATCGGGATGACGGAAATCGAGCCAAAGGAAATCCCGCGCGGCTGGGCGCGGTTTTTCGAGCTTCGTCGGACGTGA
- the tyrS gene encoding tyrosine--tRNA ligase codes for MASFKSEFLHTLSERGFIHQISDETGLDDLLSKEVVTAYIGFDPTASSLHAGSLIQIMMLHWLQKTGHRAISLMGGGTGMVGDPSFKEESRQLMTIDTIESNIASIKRSFASYLNYGDGPKDALMINNADWLRSINYLEFLRDVGRHFSVNRMLSFDSVKTRLDREQSLSFLEFNYMILQAYDFVELAKRYDCRMQMGGSDQWGNIVNGIDLGHRMGTKQLYALTSPLLTTSSGAKMGKSATGAIWLNADMLSAYDFWQYWRNTEDADVGRFLKLYTTLPMDEIARLEKLGGSEINEVKKLLATEVTAILHGRAAADQSAETARKVFEEGAIDANLPTVEIAASELSGGTGLLSLFVAAGLAASNGEARRHIQGGAVRVNDTSVNDEKRIIGTGDLNVEGVIKLSLGKKKHVLVKPI; via the coding sequence ATGGCAAGCTTCAAGTCCGAATTCCTTCACACCCTGTCCGAGCGCGGCTTCATCCACCAGATTTCGGATGAGACTGGCCTCGATGACCTGCTCTCGAAGGAAGTGGTGACCGCCTATATCGGGTTTGACCCGACGGCGTCCTCGCTGCATGCAGGTTCGCTCATCCAGATCATGATGCTGCACTGGCTGCAAAAGACGGGCCATCGTGCCATCTCGTTGATGGGCGGCGGTACCGGCATGGTCGGTGATCCGTCCTTCAAGGAAGAATCGCGCCAGTTGATGACCATCGACACGATCGAGAGCAACATCGCTTCGATCAAACGCAGCTTTGCCAGCTACCTCAATTACGGCGATGGCCCCAAGGACGCGCTGATGATCAACAATGCCGATTGGCTGCGTTCGATCAACTATCTCGAATTCCTGCGCGATGTCGGCCGGCATTTCTCCGTCAACCGGATGCTGTCCTTCGACAGCGTCAAGACACGGCTCGACCGCGAGCAATCGCTGAGCTTTCTCGAATTCAACTACATGATCCTGCAGGCCTACGACTTTGTCGAGCTCGCCAAGCGCTACGATTGCCGCATGCAGATGGGCGGCTCCGACCAATGGGGCAACATCGTCAACGGCATCGATCTCGGCCACCGCATGGGCACCAAGCAGCTTTACGCACTCACCTCGCCGCTGCTCACCACCTCCTCGGGCGCCAAGATGGGCAAGTCGGCGACCGGCGCCATCTGGCTGAACGCCGATATGCTCTCGGCCTATGATTTCTGGCAATACTGGCGCAACACCGAGGATGCCGATGTCGGCCGGTTCCTGAAGCTCTACACAACGCTGCCGATGGATGAAATTGCCCGGCTCGAGAAGCTCGGCGGCTCGGAGATCAACGAGGTCAAGAAGCTGCTCGCCACGGAAGTCACCGCGATCCTGCACGGCCGCGCCGCCGCCGATCAATCGGCAGAGACCGCCAGAAAAGTGTTCGAGGAAGGCGCGATCGACGCCAACCTGCCGACGGTCGAGATCGCGGCCAGCGAACTCTCCGGCGGCACCGGCCTGCTCTCGCTTTTCGTTGCAGCCGGACTGGCAGCGTCGAACGGTGAAGCGCGCCGCCACATCCAGGGCGGGGCGGTGCGCGTCAATGATACGTCGGTGAATGACGAGAAGCGGATCATCGGCACCGGCGATCTCAATGTCGAAGGCGTCATCAAGCTTTCGCTCGGCAAGAAGAAGCACGTTCTGGTCAAACCAATCTGA
- a CDS encoding bifunctional 2-polyprenyl-6-hydroxyphenol methylase/3-demethylubiquinol 3-O-methyltransferase UbiG has translation MPDAHYELPELAALYDIECGWSDDREFYRLLPGSPPKAVLELGCGTGLTARAMAGDGHDVTGVDPAQAMLDVGRQSPNGDRVRWEQGFAQHFRLDRRFDLAFMTGHAFQVLLTDDDVNAALDNIHRHLKPGGVFAFETRNPALPWERLFEDSEILASPDGDVPVDWRVHWRKGEFIRFNTHYQFTDGERISESTLRFLPLDRLSEMLIDRGFEIEHVYGNWDRTAFDPEHSAEIIFIARAKP, from the coding sequence ATGCCCGACGCCCATTACGAGCTGCCGGAACTTGCAGCACTTTACGATATCGAATGCGGCTGGTCCGATGACCGCGAATTCTATCGGCTGCTGCCCGGCTCACCGCCGAAAGCCGTGCTCGAACTGGGTTGCGGAACCGGCCTGACCGCGCGCGCCATGGCAGGCGATGGCCACGACGTGACCGGCGTCGACCCGGCACAAGCCATGCTCGATGTCGGCCGGCAGTCACCGAATGGCGATCGTGTGCGATGGGAACAGGGTTTCGCGCAGCATTTCCGGCTCGACCGCCGCTTCGATCTGGCCTTCATGACCGGCCATGCGTTTCAGGTGCTGCTCACCGACGATGACGTCAACGCCGCGCTCGACAACATCCACAGGCATCTGAAGCCAGGTGGCGTCTTTGCTTTCGAGACCCGCAATCCCGCGCTTCCCTGGGAGCGCCTCTTCGAGGACAGCGAAATTCTTGCCAGCCCCGATGGTGATGTTCCCGTGGATTGGCGTGTCCACTGGCGCAAGGGCGAATTCATCCGCTTCAATACGCATTACCAGTTCACGGATGGCGAACGCATTTCGGAAAGCACATTGCGTTTCCTGCCACTCGATCGCCTCTCGGAAATGCTGATCGATCGCGGCTTCGAAATCGAGCACGTCTACGGCAATTGGGACCGGACGGCATTCGACCCCGAACACTCCGCCGAAATCATCTTCATCGCCCGCGCAAAGCCGTGA
- a CDS encoding DUF3971 domain-containing protein, which translates to MVHHVRGEKVVFGKGDFCSLDALPSCEHHEAIVLAPPRKKSWMRRILKLCALAVFLAILGIGGLWIALENGSLDSTLTAQAENAMSRALGSNFEPKVKAVRLRFSSDWMLALEAVDVNVTHVKSGVTALKTNSIKAVLDPLSLLQGKVALARAEIGSADGDISFLPASPGIDWEAVRVDGVPGWLALLYPQLDQAVAQLDRAGTREVVAGAVTLKLPGPQGGVVRLDAFDFSRQSDGKYTLATALSIDKFKPRIAMTLGVTDDAVRSIDAKISGIQTEPFAMKHSKVTGERRIGLDVPIDITLAAIRDKSLTAQVQARTGTFHADGIAQEVKSGQALLTYDFAKLKIEVSEGGIDLGDTMIPFNGAITDLDKVSPGGPHGYAFDLLANDAIANADQAGEEPEPFNAKASGRFLTASHELQFDEMSIATSSGMMVGSLKMVFGKGSPAISFSARSDSLSTKSVKQLWPYWFAAKPRNWVLTHIRGGEVKNAEIDVSLAAGRLPEYPTPFRFDGGEFKMSFAANGLDIHYLGELPAASNTSGTFLMVDRNMVVEIDKGDIPLPSGKILNAEQGTLTIADTAVKPLMASISLKADGDASAAAEYASFKPINAMAKAPFAAVDLSGTLKGDISAVFGLNPSQNPPKPEWNVALALKDVSLAKPIENRKLTDINGMLKIDNKTAALDGKAEIDGMGFDVKFSQPVSAAATTTREWEAKGELSEAEVLKFAPALAPYLQGGVSITMDSATGGQRAKVSLTDTSLSIPFVNWRKGPGIRASAEFTVAARDGQTRISDFKLEGEGFGARGDMVIDKRGLVSGKFTRVKLSPADNFSLTLQRKSSGLSINVSGESIDAKPFIEATKSPADADAKGVKSSDVINVKLERAVGYNKESLFGLNIALATSEGRISTLSLTGVTRSQQALVIHKDSDQGAMEITSGDAGAIARFADIYRNMNGGLLNITLKARDADSWRGSLDIRNFSLINEARLKSIVSARNGDDGRSLSDALKTDIDTSSQKFRRAFARLIIDGSTIKVENGIVRGDQLGATFQGTVRSRRGNMDLTGTFMPAYGLNSLFGQLPLIGAILGNGRDRGLLGITFKLEGPYQGPKMTVNPLSLIAPGVFRNIFEFQ; encoded by the coding sequence ATGGTCCATCACGTGCGCGGGGAAAAGGTCGTCTTCGGGAAAGGAGATTTTTGCTCCCTCGATGCGCTGCCGTCCTGCGAACATCATGAGGCGATCGTTCTGGCGCCGCCGCGCAAGAAAAGCTGGATGCGGCGTATCCTCAAGCTGTGCGCTCTTGCCGTCTTCCTTGCGATTCTCGGGATCGGTGGCCTTTGGATCGCGCTGGAAAACGGCAGTCTCGACTCGACACTGACCGCCCAGGCGGAAAACGCCATGAGCCGGGCGTTGGGCAGCAATTTCGAACCGAAGGTCAAGGCCGTTCGCCTGAGATTTTCGAGCGACTGGATGCTGGCGCTCGAAGCCGTCGATGTCAATGTGACCCATGTCAAATCCGGCGTCACCGCGCTCAAGACCAATTCGATCAAGGCCGTGCTCGATCCGCTGTCGCTTCTTCAGGGCAAGGTGGCATTGGCGCGCGCGGAAATCGGCTCGGCAGATGGCGATATCAGCTTCCTGCCCGCCAGCCCCGGTATCGACTGGGAAGCGGTGCGTGTCGATGGCGTGCCCGGCTGGCTGGCGCTGCTTTACCCGCAGCTGGATCAGGCCGTGGCTCAGCTCGATCGTGCCGGAACGCGCGAGGTGGTCGCCGGCGCCGTTACGCTGAAGCTGCCGGGACCGCAGGGCGGTGTGGTCAGGCTCGACGCCTTTGATTTTTCACGCCAGAGCGATGGGAAATACACGCTTGCAACCGCGCTCAGCATTGACAAGTTCAAGCCTCGCATCGCGATGACGCTCGGCGTGACGGATGACGCTGTCCGCTCGATCGACGCGAAGATTAGCGGCATCCAGACCGAACCCTTCGCGATGAAACACAGCAAGGTCACCGGCGAACGGCGCATAGGACTTGATGTGCCGATTGATATCACGCTTGCTGCCATCCGGGACAAATCACTGACAGCGCAGGTGCAGGCGCGCACGGGCACGTTCCATGCCGACGGGATCGCGCAGGAGGTGAAATCCGGCCAGGCTCTGCTCACCTATGATTTCGCCAAGCTGAAGATCGAAGTCTCCGAGGGCGGTATCGATCTTGGCGATACGATGATCCCGTTCAACGGCGCGATCACCGATCTCGACAAGGTCTCGCCGGGTGGGCCGCATGGCTACGCTTTCGATCTTCTGGCGAATGATGCGATCGCCAATGCCGACCAAGCGGGTGAGGAACCCGAGCCCTTCAATGCCAAGGCGTCGGGCCGTTTCCTGACCGCAAGCCATGAGTTGCAGTTCGATGAAATGTCTATCGCCACATCATCCGGCATGATGGTGGGATCGCTCAAGATGGTGTTCGGCAAGGGCTCGCCGGCGATCAGCTTCTCGGCGCGCTCGGATTCGCTCTCCACCAAATCGGTGAAACAACTATGGCCCTACTGGTTCGCGGCGAAACCACGAAACTGGGTGCTGACCCATATCAGGGGCGGCGAAGTCAAGAACGCCGAGATCGACGTGTCGCTCGCGGCAGGACGATTGCCGGAATATCCCACGCCTTTCCGTTTCGATGGAGGCGAGTTCAAGATGAGCTTCGCCGCCAATGGGCTCGATATCCATTATCTGGGTGAGTTGCCCGCCGCATCGAACACGTCCGGTACGTTCCTAATGGTCGATCGCAATATGGTCGTCGAGATCGACAAGGGCGACATACCGCTACCCTCGGGAAAGATATTGAATGCCGAACAGGGGACGCTGACGATCGCCGATACGGCGGTCAAGCCGCTGATGGCGTCGATTTCGCTCAAGGCGGACGGTGACGCTTCGGCCGCAGCCGAATATGCCAGCTTCAAGCCGATCAATGCGATGGCCAAGGCGCCGTTTGCGGCAGTTGACCTCAGCGGCACGCTGAAGGGCGACATTTCGGCCGTGTTCGGCCTCAACCCCTCGCAAAATCCGCCCAAACCTGAATGGAATGTGGCACTTGCACTGAAGGACGTCAGCCTCGCCAAGCCGATCGAGAACCGCAAGCTGACCGATATCAACGGCATGCTGAAGATCGACAACAAGACGGCAGCGCTGGACGGCAAGGCCGAGATCGACGGCATGGGTTTCGACGTGAAGTTCTCCCAGCCCGTGAGTGCCGCCGCGACCACCACCCGCGAATGGGAGGCCAAGGGGGAACTCAGCGAAGCGGAAGTGCTGAAATTCGCGCCTGCGCTGGCACCCTATCTCCAGGGCGGCGTCAGCATCACGATGGACAGCGCCACCGGTGGCCAGCGCGCCAAGGTTTCGCTCACCGATACCAGCCTCTCGATACCCTTCGTCAACTGGCGAAAGGGGCCGGGAATCCGCGCCAGCGCCGAATTCACCGTGGCCGCACGCGACGGGCAGACGCGGATCAGCGATTTCAAGCTCGAAGGCGAGGGGTTTGGCGCACGCGGGGATATGGTGATCGATAAGCGCGGGCTTGTCTCGGGCAAGTTCACCCGGGTGAAGCTTTCTCCGGCCGACAACTTTTCGCTCACGCTTCAGCGCAAGAGCAGCGGGTTGTCGATCAACGTGAGCGGTGAATCAATCGATGCCAAGCCGTTCATCGAGGCCACCAAATCGCCAGCCGATGCCGATGCGAAAGGGGTGAAATCGTCCGACGTCATCAATGTCAAGCTTGAGAGGGCGGTGGGCTACAACAAGGAGTCGCTGTTTGGCCTCAATATAGCGCTGGCGACTTCCGAGGGCCGCATCTCGACGCTGAGCCTGACGGGCGTGACCCGCAGCCAGCAGGCGCTGGTCATCCACAAGGACTCCGACCAGGGCGCCATGGAGATCACCAGCGGTGACGCCGGCGCCATCGCGCGTTTCGCCGACATCTACCGCAACATGAATGGTGGCCTGCTCAATATCACGCTCAAGGCGCGCGATGCAGATTCCTGGCGCGGCTCGCTCGACATCCGGAATTTCTCGCTGATCAACGAGGCGCGGCTGAAATCGATCGTCTCGGCCCGCAACGGCGACGATGGCCGCAGCCTTTCGGATGCATTGAAGACCGACATCGATACCAGTTCGCAGAAATTCAGGCGTGCCTTTGCCCGCCTGATCATCGACGGCAGTACCATAAAAGTCGAGAACGGCATCGTGCGCGGCGACCAGCTCGGCGCGACGTTCCAGGGCACCGTGCGCTCGCGGCGCGGCAATATGGACCTGACGGGAACCTTCATGCCGGCCTATGGGCTCAACAGCCTGTTCGGCCAATTGCCGCTGATCGGCGCGATCCTCGGCAACGGCCGGGACCGCGGCCTGCTCGGCATCACCTTCAAGCTGGAAGGACCTTATCAGGGACCGAAGATGACGGTGAACCCGCTATCGCTGATCGCGCCGGGCGTATTCCGCAATATTTTCGAGTTTCAGTGA
- the bcp gene encoding thioredoxin-dependent thiol peroxidase: MTHLKIGDLAPDFTLPKNGGGVVSLSEHRGKKVVLYFYPQDDTQTCTLQAIDFTGKAEAFRTAGATVIGVSPDSVKKHDKFCAKHKLGITLGADEDRKVIDAYDVWHQKKTFGITYMGVVRSTFLIDAEGRIAGVWDNVRLKNHVDTVLEAAKAL; the protein is encoded by the coding sequence ATGACCCACCTCAAGATCGGCGACCTTGCCCCTGACTTTACCTTGCCGAAAAACGGCGGCGGCGTGGTCTCTCTTAGCGAACATCGGGGCAAAAAAGTGGTGCTCTACTTTTATCCGCAGGATGACACCCAGACCTGCACACTGCAAGCGATCGATTTTACCGGCAAGGCCGAGGCGTTCAGGACAGCGGGAGCGACTGTCATCGGCGTGTCCCCCGACAGCGTGAAGAAGCACGACAAGTTCTGCGCCAAGCACAAGCTCGGCATCACGCTCGGCGCCGACGAGGACCGCAAGGTGATCGACGCCTACGACGTCTGGCACCAGAAAAAGACCTTCGGCATCACCTATATGGGCGTGGTGCGATCGACATTTCTGATCGACGCGGAAGGCCGGATTGCTGGGGTATGGGACAATGTGCGATTGAAGAACCATGTCGATACGGTGCTGGAAGCGGCCAAGGCGCTTTAG
- a CDS encoding ferritin-like domain-containing protein, giving the protein MTRDLPFDTLRAGAIAAISAADLDEKVRLTQATAKAWSARTLSLRSPLDPPSPTRPGRPDKPLLVPPNQMKKRSLHTKHGRVALLHAICHIELNAVDLALDIVARFADQPVPRSFFDGWMLVASEEAKHFGMVRQRLRDLDADYGDLPAHDGLWEAAHHTRNDLTARLAVVPLILEARGLDVTPSMRDKLIELGDIESAEIFSVIYEDEKGHVAVGAKWFRFLCAREKRDPAAAFKELVRTNFRGGLKPPFNDIARAEAGLTPSFYRSLSSISNA; this is encoded by the coding sequence ATGACTCGCGATCTCCCCTTCGACACGCTGCGCGCCGGTGCCATCGCGGCGATCTCGGCTGCCGATCTCGATGAGAAGGTGCGGCTGACGCAGGCGACCGCGAAGGCCTGGTCCGCGCGGACGCTCTCGCTGCGCTCGCCGCTCGACCCGCCCTCGCCCACGCGGCCGGGCCGGCCGGACAAACCGCTTCTCGTTCCGCCCAACCAGATGAAGAAGCGCTCGCTGCATACCAAACACGGCCGCGTCGCGCTGCTCCACGCCATCTGCCATATCGAACTCAATGCGGTTGATCTCGCACTCGACATCGTCGCCCGTTTCGCTGACCAGCCCGTGCCGCGCTCCTTCTTCGACGGCTGGATGCTGGTGGCATCGGAGGAAGCCAAGCATTTCGGCATGGTGCGCCAGCGCCTCCGCGACCTCGATGCGGACTACGGCGATCTGCCGGCCCATGACGGCCTCTGGGAAGCGGCCCACCACACCCGCAACGACCTGACCGCCCGCCTCGCCGTCGTGCCGCTCATTCTCGAAGCGCGCGGGTTGGACGTCACACCCTCGATGCGCGACAAGCTGATCGAACTCGGCGACATCGAAAGTGCCGAGATTTTCTCGGTGATCTACGAGGACGAAAAGGGCCATGTCGCCGTCGGCGCCAAATGGTTCCGCTTCTTGTGCGCCCGCGAAAAGCGCGATCCGGCCGCCGCCTTCAAGGAACTGGTGCGCACGAATTTCCGTGGTGGGCTGAAGCCGCCCTTCAACGACATCGCTCGCGCCGAGGCCGGCCTGACCCCGAGTTTCTACCGCTCGCTGTCCTCGATATCGAATGCCTGA
- a CDS encoding M23 family metallopeptidase produces MLILASGERVRHMTIRPWMAALAVSFFGLFTIGYLSATAYLVLRDDLMGASMARQARMQHEYEDRIAALRAQVDRITSRQLLDQQVVEDKVEKLMEQQMALANRQGKLGSVLERAENSGLDTEIATPTEDQPLDSTESLDTTDADKHASIESFDTLIGKSKPAKTRALSFAAIDGNVADRADKLFSTVTLSLKGIEQEQLDHIRSLTANADVRADKIHDILKNTGLKLPAKLAAAELDPDSAIGGPFVEPETASEFEASISGLDIALDRLERVKAVARKLPFANPAPNRQITSLFGNRVDPFFGRLAMHAGIDFRQKTGGKVRATGAGTVVHAGTSGGYGNMVEIDHGNGITTRYGHLSKVLVKEGDIVNEGDLIALSGSTGRSTGPHLHYEVRRNGTAVDPMRFLNAGLKLTSYIE; encoded by the coding sequence GTGCTTATTCTCGCGAGCGGCGAACGCGTCCGCCATATGACGATCCGCCCCTGGATGGCGGCACTCGCCGTGTCCTTTTTCGGGCTTTTCACCATCGGATATCTCTCTGCCACCGCCTATCTCGTCCTGCGTGACGATCTGATGGGTGCGTCCATGGCCCGCCAAGCGCGCATGCAGCATGAATACGAGGACCGGATCGCGGCACTCCGCGCCCAGGTCGACCGCATCACCTCGCGCCAGCTTCTCGACCAGCAGGTCGTCGAGGACAAGGTCGAGAAGTTGATGGAACAGCAGATGGCGCTCGCCAACCGCCAGGGCAAGCTTGGTTCCGTGCTGGAACGCGCCGAGAATTCCGGCCTCGACACCGAAATCGCCACGCCAACCGAAGATCAGCCGCTCGACTCGACCGAGAGCCTCGACACGACCGATGCCGACAAACATGCGAGCATCGAAAGCTTCGACACCCTGATAGGCAAATCCAAACCGGCAAAGACGCGTGCCCTGTCTTTCGCTGCCATCGATGGCAATGTCGCCGATCGTGCCGACAAGCTCTTTTCGACCGTGACACTGTCGCTCAAGGGCATCGAGCAGGAACAACTCGACCATATCAGGTCGCTGACCGCCAATGCCGATGTCCGCGCCGACAAGATCCACGATATCCTGAAAAACACGGGCCTGAAGCTCCCCGCCAAGCTTGCCGCAGCCGAGCTTGACCCCGACAGCGCCATCGGCGGCCCCTTCGTCGAGCCGGAAACGGCAAGCGAATTCGAAGCCTCGATCTCTGGTCTCGATATCGCGCTCGACAGACTCGAACGCGTCAAGGCCGTGGCGCGCAAGCTGCCCTTCGCCAATCCCGCGCCGAACCGCCAGATCACTTCGCTGTTCGGCAACCGCGTCGATCCCTTCTTCGGCAGGCTCGCCATGCATGCCGGCATCGATTTCCGCCAGAAGACCGGCGGCAAGGTGCGGGCGACGGGGGCCGGCACCGTCGTCCATGCCGGCACGTCGGGCGGTTACGGCAACATGGTCGAGATCGACCACGGCAACGGCATCACCACACGCTATGGCCATCTCTCCAAAGTGCTGGTCAAGGAAGGCGACATCGTCAACGAAGGCGATTTGATCGCACTGTCCGGCTCGACCGGGCGCTCGACCGGCCCTCACCTCCATTACGAGGTCCGCCGCAATGGCACGGCGGTCGATCCTATGCGCTTCCTGAACGCCGGACTGAAGCTCACATCCTACATCGAATAG
- a CDS encoding DEAD/DEAH box helicase, whose product MTTFQDLGLSPKVLAAVTDSGYTIPTPIQAGAIPFALQRRDILGIAQTGTGKTASFVLPMLTLLEKGRARARMPRTLILEPTRELAAQVAENFEKYGKNHKLNVALLIGGVSFDEQNRKLERGADVLICTPGRLLDHCERGKLLMTGVEILVIDEADRMLDMGFIPDIERIAKMIPFTRQTLFFSATMPPEIQKLADAFLQNPERVEVSAPSSTTKTITQRLVASHGQDYEKRATLRDLIREVETDIKNAIIFCNRKKDVADLFRSLERHGFEAGALHGDMDQRSRTNMLQGFRDGNLKILVASDVAARGLDIPDVSHIFNFDVPIHAEDYVHRIGRTGRAGRSGAAYMIVTKRDSKHLDAIEKLITEKIEWHNGDLSALPPSEAGADTGRSDRRPAKGGRDRDRRKPSDRGNRHEAPAVHKIDTDAGVNQPAREPESVKTETVMAKSNAAAKKEHAPRPERQERPHPANDDHRARQNRRYHQNDDGPTPVGFGDDVPAFMLTSAALKG is encoded by the coding sequence TTGACAACATTCCAAGACCTTGGCCTGAGCCCGAAAGTCCTCGCAGCCGTCACCGATTCTGGCTACACAATCCCGACGCCTATCCAGGCTGGCGCCATTCCTTTCGCGCTCCAGCGCCGCGACATTCTCGGCATTGCCCAGACCGGCACGGGCAAGACGGCATCCTTCGTTCTGCCGATGCTGACGCTGCTCGAGAAGGGCCGCGCCCGGGCGCGCATGCCCCGTACGCTGATCCTTGAGCCGACCCGCGAACTCGCCGCTCAGGTGGCTGAGAATTTCGAGAAATACGGCAAGAACCACAAGCTCAACGTCGCGCTGCTGATCGGCGGCGTCTCCTTCGACGAGCAGAACCGCAAGCTTGAGCGCGGCGCGGACGTGCTGATCTGCACCCCGGGCCGGCTGCTCGATCATTGCGAGCGGGGCAAGCTGCTGATGACCGGCGTCGAGATCCTGGTTATCGACGAAGCCGACCGCATGCTCGACATGGGCTTCATCCCCGATATCGAACGCATCGCCAAGATGATCCCGTTCACCCGCCAGACCCTGTTCTTCTCGGCCACCATGCCGCCGGAAATCCAGAAGCTGGCCGATGCCTTCCTGCAGAACCCGGAACGTGTCGAAGTCTCCGCACCGTCATCGACGACAAAGACCATTACCCAGCGGCTGGTCGCCAGCCACGGTCAGGATTACGAGAAGCGCGCGACGCTTCGCGACCTGATCCGTGAAGTCGAGACCGACATCAAGAACGCCATCATCTTCTGCAACCGCAAGAAGGATGTCGCCGATCTTTTCCGTTCGCTCGAACGCCACGGCTTCGAGGCTGGCGCGCTGCATGGCGACATGGACCAGCGTTCGCGCACAAATATGCTGCAGGGTTTCCGTGACGGTAACCTGAAGATCCTGGTGGCGTCCGACGTGGCGGCACGCGGCCTTGACATCCCCGACGTCAGCCACATCTTCAATTTCGACGTGCCGATCCATGCGGAAGACTATGTCCACCGCATCGGCCGCACGGGACGCGCCGGCCGTTCCGGTGCCGCCTACATGATCGTCACCAAGCGCGATTCAAAGCATCTCGACGCGATCGAGAAGCTGATCACGGAAAAGATCGAATGGCACAATGGCGACCTCTCGGCCCTTCCGCCCTCCGAGGCGGGTGCCGATACCGGCCGTTCCGACCGCCGTCCGGCCAAGGGTGGCCGCGACCGCGACCGCCGCAAGCCGAGTGACCGCGGTAACAGACATGAGGCCCCTGCGGTTCATAAAATTGACACCGATGCGGGCGTAAACCAACCCGCACGCGAACCGGAATCAGTAAAGACGGAGACTGTCATGGCAAAGAGCAATGCGGCGGCGAAAAAGGAACACGCTCCCCGGCCGGAACGCCAGGAACGTCCCCACCCCGCCAACGACGACCACCGCGCACGCCAGAACCGCCGCTATCATCAGAACGATGACGGCCCGACCCCGGTCGGCTTCGGCGACGACGTGCCCGCTTTCATGCTGACCAGCGCCGCGCTCAAGGGCTAA
- a CDS encoding NUDIX domain-containing protein translates to MSVGLPGLDFPGVGTGLAILRDGKLLLYRRTRPPEAGHWNIVGGKVDHMEHSMGAARREAEEESGLKIGQLEFLTISEQIFDTDRHHWISIIYQTTDISGEARVMEPEKLPEFGWFALDDLPAPLSKFAADAVKALASA, encoded by the coding sequence ATGAGTGTTGGCCTGCCTGGTCTCGATTTCCCCGGTGTGGGAACTGGTCTTGCCATCCTTCGGGATGGCAAACTGCTTTTATACAGGCGCACGCGCCCGCCCGAAGCCGGCCACTGGAACATCGTCGGCGGTAAGGTCGACCACATGGAGCATTCCATGGGCGCCGCGCGACGCGAGGCCGAGGAGGAAAGCGGCCTCAAGATCGGCCAGCTCGAATTCCTCACAATCTCCGAACAGATCTTCGACACCGATCGCCATCACTGGATCTCGATCATCTACCAAACGACCGATATCTCGGGCGAAGCCCGCGTGATGGAGCCGGAAAAGCTGCCCGAATTCGGCTGGTTCGCGCTGGATGATTTGCCGGCGCCGCTGTCGAAGTTTGCGGCGGATGCGGTGAAGGCGCTAGCCTCAGCATAG